A genome region from Roseofilum capinflatum BLCC-M114 includes the following:
- a CDS encoding DNA cytosine methyltransferase, with the protein MQAASPIQIELFNPLNPYSGVSLNPTFTFIDLFAGIGGFRLALEQLGGKCLGYAEIDREAISVYQTNFIRYINAEEPNLGDISQLGYLPHSVDLIVGGVPCQPWSIAGQIKGFADKRGQLWFDVIRLVQLNQPKLFIFENVKGLTEPRHLQSLQAILSQLRQAGYWVNYQVLNSYDFGLAQDRDRVFIVGIHEQLENPHQFQFPKPLNQRPKLYDFIAGVSKRPVQKQKISPSILFGDRPPASRNRFQKNDELNDFFVFADIRDGHTTIHSWDLIETSDREKSICTTILKNRRKKIYGPKDGNPLKFHHLNELISDLHPEELENLIAKKILRFDASGYEFVNSKISAGIHGVAKIILAHADAIGTLTATGMRDYITTICFDCQDPKRYKQEFIERVYHRKKYKPITAQDYARLQGFPEWFQLAKRESTAKKQLGNAVSVPVVYHLAKSLVKVLF; encoded by the coding sequence ATGCAAGCTGCATCCCCTATTCAAATCGAATTATTTAATCCCTTGAATCCCTATTCTGGGGTGAGTCTGAATCCCACATTTACGTTTATTGATTTGTTTGCAGGCATTGGTGGATTTAGGCTCGCACTCGAACAATTAGGGGGGAAATGTTTGGGCTATGCAGAAATCGATCGCGAAGCAATTTCGGTATATCAAACTAACTTTATCCGTTACATTAATGCAGAAGAACCCAATTTAGGAGATATTTCTCAACTGGGGTATTTACCCCACTCAGTTGATTTGATTGTGGGTGGAGTTCCCTGTCAACCTTGGTCAATTGCCGGACAAATTAAGGGATTTGCAGATAAAAGGGGTCAACTGTGGTTTGATGTGATTCGTTTGGTACAGTTAAACCAACCCAAATTATTTATCTTTGAAAATGTCAAAGGATTAACAGAACCCAGACATCTACAGAGCTTACAAGCCATTCTAAGCCAACTCAGACAAGCTGGATATTGGGTAAACTATCAGGTTTTAAATTCCTATGATTTTGGTTTAGCGCAAGACCGCGATCGCGTCTTTATTGTCGGTATTCATGAACAGCTCGAAAATCCGCATCAGTTTCAATTTCCTAAACCCTTAAATCAACGTCCTAAACTCTATGATTTTATCGCAGGGGTCTCGAAGCGTCCCGTACAAAAGCAAAAAATATCACCTTCTATATTATTTGGCGATCGCCCTCCTGCGTCCAGAAATCGATTTCAGAAAAACGATGAACTCAATGATTTCTTTGTGTTTGCTGATATTCGTGATGGTCATACCACAATTCATTCTTGGGATTTAATTGAGACCAGCGATCGCGAAAAGTCTATTTGCACCACCATTCTTAAAAATCGACGCAAGAAAATATATGGCCCTAAAGATGGAAATCCCTTAAAATTTCATCATTTGAATGAATTAATCTCCGATCTGCATCCAGAAGAACTAGAAAACTTGATCGCCAAAAAGATTCTCAGGTTTGATGCTTCCGGCTATGAATTTGTTAATTCTAAAATTTCCGCCGGTATTCATGGAGTTGCTAAAATAATTCTAGCCCATGCAGATGCCATTGGAACCTTAACAGCTACTGGAATGAGAGATTATATCACTACGATTTGTTTTGACTGTCAAGATCCCAAACGCTATAAACAAGAATTTATTGAGCGCGTTTATCACCGTAAAAAATACAAGCCTATTACAGCTCAAGACTATGCCCGTTTACAAGGTTTCCCTGAATGGTTTCAGCTTGCCAAGCGAGAAAGTACAGCCAAGAAACAGCTAGGTAATGCAGTTTCTGTGCCGGTGGTTTATCATTTAGCAAAATCTTTAGTTAAAGTTCTATTTTAA
- a CDS encoding Uma2 family endonuclease: MPLTLQFQQLDIPPGQRLLIHDLNWEEFEQFLIELGEKRASRIAYSHHTLEIRMPLPKHERAKSLIGDMVKILLEELEIDCECFGSTTFKRQEMGFGIEPDQCFYIQNHAQMRGKRRMNLAIDPPPDLAIEVDVTSKTQTDAYIRLGVPELWIYDETELKIYGLEDGEYQQIEQSKVFPEFPIVDWVKEVLARSYAIGRSPALREFRQQIRRLRN; encoded by the coding sequence ATGCCCCTAACTCTCCAATTCCAACAACTGGATATTCCCCCTGGTCAAAGATTACTGATTCATGACCTGAACTGGGAAGAATTTGAGCAATTTTTAATTGAACTGGGAGAAAAACGTGCCAGTCGGATTGCTTACAGTCACCATACTTTAGAAATCAGAATGCCACTACCAAAACACGAACGCGCTAAATCTTTAATTGGGGATATGGTAAAAATTTTGTTAGAAGAACTAGAAATTGACTGTGAATGTTTCGGATCGACGACATTCAAGCGCCAAGAAATGGGATTTGGGATTGAACCCGATCAATGCTTTTATATTCAAAATCATGCTCAAATGCGAGGAAAGCGAAGAATGAATCTAGCCATCGATCCGCCTCCTGATTTGGCGATTGAAGTTGATGTTACGTCTAAAACTCAGACCGATGCTTATATCCGCTTGGGGGTTCCGGAATTGTGGATTTATGACGAGACTGAACTGAAGATATATGGGTTGGAAGATGGGGAATATCAACAGATTGAACAGAGCAAAGTTTTCCCAGAGTTTCCCATAGTAGATTGGGTGAAAGAAGTGTTAGCAAGAAGTTATGCGATCGGTCGAAGTCCGGCTCTACGAGAATTTCGTCAACAGATCCGACGGTTAAGGAACTGA